From the Anoplopoma fimbria isolate UVic2021 breed Golden Eagle Sablefish chromosome 14, Afim_UVic_2022, whole genome shotgun sequence genome, one window contains:
- the ptpn11a gene encoding tyrosine-protein phosphatase non-receptor type 11 isoform X2, translating into MTSRRWFHPNITGVEAENLLLTRGVDGSFLARPSKSNPGDFTLSVRRNGAVTHIKIQNTGDYYDLYGGEKFATLAELVQYYMEHHGQLKEKNGDVIELKYPLNCADPTSERWFHGHLSGREAEKLLTEKGKNGSFLVRESQSHPGDFVLSVRTGDDKTDSSDNKPKVTHVMIRCQPDLKYDVGGGEKFDSLTDLVEHYKKNPMVETLGTVLQLKQPLNTTRINAAEIESRVRELSKLAEATDKVKQGFWEEFETLQQQECKLLYSRKEGQRAENKNKNRYKNILPFDHTRVVLNDRDPNEPGSDYINANIIMVVSAVMPELDPKCNSTKVKKSYIATQGCLQNTISDFWRMVFQENSRVIVMTTKEVERGKSKCVKYWPDMSALKEYGAMRVRNVRETSAHDYILRELKLSKVGQGNTERTVWQYHFRAWPDHGVPTDPGGVLDFLEEVNLKQESILDAGPIAVHCSAGIGRTGTFIVIDILIDVIREKGVDCDIDVPKTIQMVRSQRSGMVQTEAQYRFIYMAVQHYIETLQRRIEEEQKSKIKGREYTNIKYSLSDLTGGEQSPLPPCTPIPTPTCTEITIPDSFFRQPHLDA; encoded by the exons gcGAAATGGCGCCGTCACCCACATCAAGATCCAGAACACGGGGGACTACTACGACCTGTACGGCGGGGAGAAGTTTGCCACTCTGGCGGAGCTGGTGCAGTATTACATGGAGCATCACGGGCAGCTGAAAGAGAAGAACGGAGACGTGATCGAGCTCAAGTATCCGCTCAACTGTGCCGACCCGACCTCAGAGCG ATGGTTCCACGGACACTTGTCGGGTCGGGAGGCCGAGAAGCTGCTGACGGAGAAAGGGAAGAACGGCAGCTTCCTGGTGAGAGAGAGCCAGAGCCACCCGGGGGATTTCGTCCTGTCGGTCCGGACGGGAGACGACAAGACGGACAGCAGTGACAACAAACCCAAAGTCACCCACGTCATGATCCGCTGCCAG cctGACCTGAAGTACGACGTGGGCGGAGGGGAGAAGTTTGACTCCCTCACCGACCTGGTAGAGCACTACAAGAAGAACCCCATGGTGGAAACCCTGGGCACCGTGCTTCAGCTCAAACAG CCCCTGAACACTACTCGTATCAACGCTGCAGAGATCGAAAGTCGAGTGAGGGAGCTGAGCAAACTAGCGGAGGCCACGGACAAGGTCAAACAGGGCTTCTGGGAAGAGTTTGAG ACTTTGCAGCAACAGGAGTGCAAACTGCTCTACAGTCGCAAAGAAGGCCAGAGAgcagagaacaaaaacaagaacagatACAAGAACATTCTGCCTT tcGACCACACGCGTGTGGTTCTGAATGACAGGGACCCAAATGAGCCGGGCTCTGACTACATCAATGCCAATATCATCATGGTAGTATCTGCTGTCatg ccgGAGCTGGACCCAAAGTGCAACAGTACGAAGGTGAAGAAGAGCTACATCGCCACTCAGGGCTGTCTGCAGAACACCATCAGTGACTTCTGGAGGATGGTGTTTCAGGAGAACTCACGGGTCATCGTGATGACGACcaaagaggtggagagagggaaG AGTAAATGTGTGAAGTACTGGCCCGACATGTCGGCTCTGAAGGAGTACGGAGCGATGAGAGTTCGCAACGTCAGAGAGACGTCTGCACACGACTACATCCTACGAGAACTCAAGCTGTCCAAAGTGGGACAG GGCAACACAGAACGTACCGTCTGGCAGTACCACTTCAGGGCCTGGCCGGACCACGGCGTCCCCACCGACCCGGGCGGCGTTCTGGACTTCCTGGAGGAGGTCAACCTGAAGCAGGAGAGCATTCTGGACGCCGGGCCTATCGCTGTACActgcag TGCGGGGATCGGGAGGACAGGAACGTTTATAGTGATCGACATCCTGATAGATGTGATCAGAGAAAAAG GAGTGGACTGTGACATCGACGTTCCCAAAACCATCCAGATGGTTCGCTCCCAGCGCTCTGGGATGGTGCAGACGGAGGCCCAGTACAGATTCATCTATATGGCCGTGCAGCACTACATCGAAACGTTGCAGAGACGCATCGAGGAGGAGCAG AAAAGTAAGATTAAAGGGCGCGAGTACACCAACATTAAGTACTCTTTGTCCGACCTGacgggaggagagcagagccCTTTGCCTCCTTGTACTCCTATTCCTACTCCCACCTGCACAGA GATCACGATACCTGACAGTTTTTTTCGCCAGCCACACCTTGACGCCTGA
- the ptpn11a gene encoding tyrosine-protein phosphatase non-receptor type 11 isoform X1, with product MTSRRWFHPNITGVEAENLLLTRGVDGSFLARPSKSNPGDFTLSVRRNGAVTHIKIQNTGDYYDLYGGEKFATLAELVQYYMEHHGQLKEKNGDVIELKYPLNCADPTSERWFHGHLSGREAEKLLTEKGKNGSFLVRESQSHPGDFVLSVRTGDDKTDSSDNKPKVTHVMIRCQPDLKYDVGGGEKFDSLTDLVEHYKKNPMVETLGTVLQLKQPLNTTRINAAEIESRVRELSKLAEATDKVKQGFWEEFETLQQQECKLLYSRKEGQRAENKNKNRYKNILPFDHTRVVLNDRDPNEPGSDYINANIIMVVSAVMPELDPKCNSTKVKKSYIATQGCLQNTISDFWRMVFQENSRVIVMTTKEVERGKSKCVKYWPDMSALKEYGAMRVRNVRETSAHDYILRELKLSKVGQGNTERTVWQYHFRAWPDHGVPTDPGGVLDFLEEVNLKQESILDAGPIAVHCSAGIGRTGTFIVIDILIDVIREKGVDCDIDVPKTIQMVRSQRSGMVQTEAQYRFIYMAVQHYIETLQRRIEEEQKSKIKGREYTNIKYSLSDLTGGEQSPLPPCTPIPTPTCTEMREDSSRVYENVGLMQQQKSFR from the exons gcGAAATGGCGCCGTCACCCACATCAAGATCCAGAACACGGGGGACTACTACGACCTGTACGGCGGGGAGAAGTTTGCCACTCTGGCGGAGCTGGTGCAGTATTACATGGAGCATCACGGGCAGCTGAAAGAGAAGAACGGAGACGTGATCGAGCTCAAGTATCCGCTCAACTGTGCCGACCCGACCTCAGAGCG ATGGTTCCACGGACACTTGTCGGGTCGGGAGGCCGAGAAGCTGCTGACGGAGAAAGGGAAGAACGGCAGCTTCCTGGTGAGAGAGAGCCAGAGCCACCCGGGGGATTTCGTCCTGTCGGTCCGGACGGGAGACGACAAGACGGACAGCAGTGACAACAAACCCAAAGTCACCCACGTCATGATCCGCTGCCAG cctGACCTGAAGTACGACGTGGGCGGAGGGGAGAAGTTTGACTCCCTCACCGACCTGGTAGAGCACTACAAGAAGAACCCCATGGTGGAAACCCTGGGCACCGTGCTTCAGCTCAAACAG CCCCTGAACACTACTCGTATCAACGCTGCAGAGATCGAAAGTCGAGTGAGGGAGCTGAGCAAACTAGCGGAGGCCACGGACAAGGTCAAACAGGGCTTCTGGGAAGAGTTTGAG ACTTTGCAGCAACAGGAGTGCAAACTGCTCTACAGTCGCAAAGAAGGCCAGAGAgcagagaacaaaaacaagaacagatACAAGAACATTCTGCCTT tcGACCACACGCGTGTGGTTCTGAATGACAGGGACCCAAATGAGCCGGGCTCTGACTACATCAATGCCAATATCATCATGGTAGTATCTGCTGTCatg ccgGAGCTGGACCCAAAGTGCAACAGTACGAAGGTGAAGAAGAGCTACATCGCCACTCAGGGCTGTCTGCAGAACACCATCAGTGACTTCTGGAGGATGGTGTTTCAGGAGAACTCACGGGTCATCGTGATGACGACcaaagaggtggagagagggaaG AGTAAATGTGTGAAGTACTGGCCCGACATGTCGGCTCTGAAGGAGTACGGAGCGATGAGAGTTCGCAACGTCAGAGAGACGTCTGCACACGACTACATCCTACGAGAACTCAAGCTGTCCAAAGTGGGACAG GGCAACACAGAACGTACCGTCTGGCAGTACCACTTCAGGGCCTGGCCGGACCACGGCGTCCCCACCGACCCGGGCGGCGTTCTGGACTTCCTGGAGGAGGTCAACCTGAAGCAGGAGAGCATTCTGGACGCCGGGCCTATCGCTGTACActgcag TGCGGGGATCGGGAGGACAGGAACGTTTATAGTGATCGACATCCTGATAGATGTGATCAGAGAAAAAG GAGTGGACTGTGACATCGACGTTCCCAAAACCATCCAGATGGTTCGCTCCCAGCGCTCTGGGATGGTGCAGACGGAGGCCCAGTACAGATTCATCTATATGGCCGTGCAGCACTACATCGAAACGTTGCAGAGACGCATCGAGGAGGAGCAG AAAAGTAAGATTAAAGGGCGCGAGTACACCAACATTAAGTACTCTTTGTCCGACCTGacgggaggagagcagagccCTTTGCCTCCTTGTACTCCTATTCCTACTCCCACCTGCACAGA GATGAGGGAGGACAGCTCCAGAGTGTATGAGAACGTTGGCctgatgcagcagcagaagagctTCAGATGA